The Planctomycetota bacterium genome includes a window with the following:
- the msrA gene encoding peptide-methionine (S)-S-oxide reductase MsrA, translating into MAVIDPKTFPKPTSDLDQTGEQQVVLAGGCFWCTEGVFEKLPGVTDVTSGYTGGEDGPTSYEAVCRGTTGHAEAIRITYDADQITFGQLLRIFFAVAHDPTQLNRQGNDVGTQYRSAIFYANEDQNRVAAEYIQTLDDAGVFPSAIVTTLEPLGEFLEAEAYHQDFMQHNPCQPYVCATGLPKVRKLDAWLASEAAA; encoded by the coding sequence ATGGCTGTCATCGACCCGAAGACGTTCCCGAAGCCGACGAGCGACCTAGACCAGACCGGCGAGCAGCAGGTCGTTCTCGCAGGCGGCTGCTTCTGGTGCACTGAGGGCGTCTTCGAGAAGCTTCCGGGCGTGACCGACGTCACCAGCGGCTACACCGGCGGCGAGGACGGGCCGACGAGCTATGAAGCCGTCTGCCGGGGCACGACTGGGCATGCCGAGGCCATCCGAATCACGTACGACGCGGACCAGATCACCTTCGGCCAGCTGCTCCGGATCTTCTTCGCCGTCGCCCACGACCCGACACAGCTCAACCGCCAGGGCAACGACGTCGGCACGCAGTACCGCTCGGCCATCTTCTACGCGAACGAAGACCAGAATCGCGTCGCGGCCGAGTACATCCAGACGCTCGATGACGCCGGCGTCTTTCCGAGTGCGATCGTGACGACGCTCGAGCCGCTCGGCGAATTTCTCGAGGCGGAGGCGTACCACCAGGACTTCATGCAGCACAATCCGTGTCAGCCGTATGTCTGTGCGACAGGCCTGCCGAAGGTTCGCAAGCTCGACGCGTGGCTGGCTTCGGAGGCGGCAGCGTGA
- the cmk gene encoding (d)CMP kinase: MARGGTIVTIDGPAGTGKSTVAREVARRLGFAFLDTGAMYRAVGLAALRREVDLDDVKDLEFAAKHARVEFDWETDPPGVLLNGEPVGHLLRGGDATRAASYVATVPAVRERLVEQQRQIGETFAGAGLVTEGRDQGSVVFPQAAVKVFLFATEDERLRRRVAQLRSRGEVVDEQAVREDMLDRDKRDAGRDVAPLVAADDALQLDSTGLAEDEVVNRIVDEVASCTSAST, encoded by the coding sequence ATGGCCCGCGGCGGCACCATCGTCACCATCGACGGACCGGCCGGCACCGGCAAGAGCACCGTCGCGCGCGAAGTCGCCCGGCGGCTCGGCTTTGCCTTCCTCGATACCGGCGCGATGTACCGGGCGGTCGGCCTCGCTGCGCTGCGGCGTGAGGTCGACCTGGACGACGTCAAGGATCTCGAGTTCGCCGCCAAGCACGCGCGGGTCGAGTTCGACTGGGAGACCGACCCGCCGGGCGTGCTGCTCAACGGTGAGCCGGTCGGCCACCTCCTTCGCGGCGGCGACGCGACCCGCGCTGCCAGCTACGTCGCCACCGTCCCCGCCGTCCGCGAGCGGCTCGTCGAGCAACAGCGTCAAATCGGCGAGACGTTCGCCGGAGCCGGCCTGGTGACCGAGGGCCGCGACCAGGGCAGCGTCGTCTTTCCGCAGGCGGCGGTGAAGGTGTTCCTGTTCGCGACGGAGGACGAGCGTCTGCGCAGGCGCGTCGCCCAGCTTCGTTCCCGCGGCGAGGTCGTCGACGAGCAGGCCGTCCGCGAGGACATGCTCGACCGCGACAAGCGCGACGCCGGCCGCGACGTCGCGCCGTTGGTTGCAGCGGACGACGCGCTTCAGCTCGACTCGACCGGGCTCGCAGAAGACGAGGTCGTCAACCGCATCGTTGACGAGGTCGCAAGCTGCACGAGTGCGTCGACGTGA
- a CDS encoding DUF3465 domain-containing protein, whose amino-acid sequence MGSSGPVAEAFRSRRSDVVLEDAGVVVKTLPDDNEGSRHQRFIVDMPGGVSILIAHNIDLAPRVPLREGDTVAFKGEYEWTEKGGTVHWTHHDPKQWHEDGWVEHDGKRYG is encoded by the coding sequence ATGGGGTCCTCGGGACCAGTTGCAGAAGCTTTTCGCAGCCGCCGATCCGACGTCGTCCTCGAAGACGCTGGCGTCGTGGTCAAGACGCTGCCCGACGACAACGAGGGCAGCCGGCACCAGCGGTTCATCGTCGACATGCCAGGCGGCGTGAGCATCCTCATCGCCCACAACATCGACCTCGCCCCACGCGTCCCGCTCCGCGAAGGCGACACCGTCGCGTTCAAAGGCGAGTACGAATGGACCGAAAAGGGCGGCACCGTGCACTGGACCCATCACGACCCAAAGCAATGGCACGAGGACGGCTGGGTCGAACACGACGGGAAGCGTTACGGCTAG
- the gyrB gene encoding DNA topoisomerase (ATP-hydrolyzing) subunit B: MDDSQPAASPATASANDYGESQIKVLEGIEHVRTRPGMYIGDTTPRGLHHLVYEIADNSIDEAGSGFCSFIHIKINADGSVSVSDDGRGIPVGIHPTEGIPTVEVVFAKLGAGGKFENEKGTGAYKTSGGLHGVGASVVNALSEFLEVEVSRAGAMHHMAFERGIKTQDLRETGQREKTGTKVTFKPDPQIFPDVDFKYDTLAKRFRELAYLNEGLHIALEDEREKIEGQNKRDDFKYDDGLVEYVAYLNDGKTTLTPVVRFSHEPEDAGHSVEVAMQWNDSFNESTVTFANNINTQEGGTHLSGFKSALTGTVNRYAKQAGLVKSVTPSGDDLREGLTAVISVKVANPQFEGQTKTKLGNSEIEGFVQQVVNEELGRFFEENPKVAKIVFDKGVAAAEAREAARKARDLTRRKNALDGTALPGKLTDCRSKSNEITELFLVEGDSAAGTAKGGRDSDIQAILGLRGKLLNVEKATIVKMLGHNEIRTLITAIGAGLRDDYDDTKRRYGKVVIMTDADVDGSHIRTLLLTFLFRHMPELIRDGRVYVAQPPLYLVKAKRRKTGEYVLNEKRMQEIYVDLGIDDTALVVRNDEGDELHRFADDDLRQIVAKLQRLGDVVDMVERRGIDFGDFLAFREQHNGQLPHARAEVGGRNKLFADVDSAAQAMAADRPIASPSTNGEAVDDAQAEPVATPDELHEVKELAALIAWLDERGIRIDDYLLTQEESVTGELLATRYAFVRPDGETEVAGVAGLVPALFKLAKSGLEVQRYKGLGEMNADQLWETTLDPERRKLLRVTLEQAEEAERLFSVLMGDDVESRRKYIEEHALEVKNLDV; the protein is encoded by the coding sequence ATGGACGATTCTCAACCTGCCGCAAGCCCTGCCACCGCCTCTGCCAACGATTACGGCGAGTCCCAGATCAAGGTCCTCGAGGGCATCGAGCACGTGCGAACCCGGCCGGGCATGTACATCGGCGACACCACGCCGCGCGGATTGCATCACCTCGTTTACGAGATCGCCGACAACTCGATCGACGAGGCCGGCTCGGGCTTCTGCAGCTTCATCCACATCAAGATTAACGCCGACGGCTCCGTGAGCGTCTCCGACGACGGTCGGGGCATTCCCGTCGGCATCCACCCGACGGAAGGCATTCCGACCGTTGAGGTCGTCTTCGCCAAGCTCGGTGCCGGCGGCAAGTTCGAGAACGAGAAAGGCACCGGCGCGTACAAGACCTCCGGCGGCCTGCACGGCGTGGGTGCGTCGGTCGTCAACGCCCTTTCGGAGTTCCTCGAAGTCGAAGTCTCCCGCGCTGGCGCCATGCACCACATGGCCTTCGAGCGCGGCATCAAGACTCAGGACCTACGCGAGACCGGCCAGCGCGAGAAGACCGGCACCAAGGTCACCTTCAAGCCCGACCCACAGATCTTCCCCGACGTCGACTTCAAGTACGACACGCTAGCCAAACGCTTCCGCGAACTGGCCTATCTGAACGAAGGCCTGCACATCGCCCTGGAAGACGAACGCGAGAAGATCGAAGGCCAGAACAAGCGCGACGACTTCAAGTACGACGACGGACTGGTCGAGTACGTCGCCTACCTCAACGACGGCAAGACCACGCTCACGCCCGTCGTCCGCTTTTCCCACGAGCCCGAAGACGCCGGCCACAGCGTCGAGGTCGCGATGCAGTGGAACGACTCATTCAACGAGTCGACCGTCACCTTCGCAAACAACATCAACACGCAGGAAGGCGGCACGCACCTGTCGGGCTTCAAGAGCGCCCTGACCGGCACCGTCAACCGATACGCCAAGCAGGCCGGCCTCGTGAAGAGTGTCACGCCCTCCGGCGACGACCTGCGCGAGGGTCTGACGGCCGTCATCAGCGTCAAGGTCGCCAATCCGCAGTTCGAAGGGCAGACCAAGACCAAGCTCGGCAACAGCGAAATCGAGGGCTTCGTCCAGCAGGTCGTCAACGAGGAACTCGGCAGATTTTTCGAGGAAAACCCGAAGGTCGCCAAGATCGTCTTCGACAAGGGCGTCGCCGCGGCCGAGGCACGCGAGGCCGCCCGGAAGGCGCGCGACCTGACCCGTCGCAAGAACGCCCTCGACGGCACCGCCCTGCCGGGCAAGCTGACCGATTGCCGTTCGAAGTCGAACGAAATCACCGAGCTGTTCCTCGTGGAAGGTGACTCCGCCGCCGGCACCGCCAAGGGCGGACGCGACTCGGATATCCAGGCCATCCTCGGCCTGCGTGGCAAGCTGCTCAACGTCGAGAAGGCCACCATCGTCAAGATGCTCGGCCACAACGAAATTCGCACACTCATCACCGCCATCGGGGCCGGCCTGAGGGACGATTACGACGACACCAAGCGTCGCTACGGCAAGGTCGTCATCATGACCGACGCCGACGTCGACGGCAGCCACATCCGAACGCTGCTGCTCACGTTCCTCTTCCGCCACATGCCCGAACTCATCCGCGACGGCCGGGTTTACGTCGCCCAGCCGCCGCTCTACCTCGTCAAGGCCAAACGTCGCAAGACCGGCGAATACGTGCTGAACGAGAAGCGGATGCAGGAGATCTACGTCGACCTCGGCATCGACGACACGGCCCTGGTCGTGCGCAACGACGAAGGCGACGAGCTGCACCGCTTTGCCGACGACGACCTTCGGCAGATCGTGGCCAAGCTGCAGCGGCTCGGTGACGTGGTCGACATGGTCGAGCGTCGCGGCATCGACTTCGGCGACTTCCTCGCCTTCCGCGAGCAACACAACGGCCAGCTGCCCCACGCCCGGGCCGAAGTCGGCGGCCGGAACAAGCTCTTCGCCGACGTCGATTCCGCCGCCCAAGCCATGGCCGCCGATCGCCCGATCGCCAGCCCGTCAACAAACGGCGAAGCGGTCGACGACGCCCAGGCCGAGCCGGTCGCGACACCCGATGAGCTGCACGAGGTCAAGGAACTCGCCGCCCTGATCGCCTGGCTCGACGAGCGCGGTATCCGCATCGACGATTACCTGCTCACGCAGGAAGAGAGCGTCACGGGCGAGCTCCTCGCCACCCGCTACGCCTTCGTCCGCCCCGACGGCGAAACCGAAGTCGCCGGCGTCGCAGGCCTCGTCCCCGCCCTCTTCAAGCTCGCTAAGTCCGGCCTGGAAGTCCAGCGCTACAAGGGCCTGGGCGAAATGAACGCCGACCAGCTCTGGGAAACGACGCTCGACCCCGAACGCCGCAAACTCCTCCGCGTCACCCTCGAACAGGCCGAGGAGGCTGAGCGGCTCTTCAGTGTGCTCATGGGCGACGACGTGGAGAGCCGCCGGAAGTACATCGAGGAGCACGCCCTCGAGGTGAAGAATCTGGATGTCTGA
- a CDS encoding DUF5615 family PIN-like protein, with product NLPQEAAALLREAGYDAVTVIDQGLEGGADDPLAEICRAEGRALVTLDLDFSDIRSYPPEEHSGIIVLRPPTQDVVAVLALIRAMLPVLETEQLTGSLWIVREHSLRIRSGVDE from the coding sequence AATCTGCCCCAGGAAGCCGCAGCGTTGCTGAGAGAAGCCGGCTACGACGCTGTCACGGTGATCGACCAAGGCCTCGAAGGTGGCGCGGATGACCCTCTCGCTGAGATCTGCCGGGCAGAGGGCAGGGCACTCGTCACGCTCGACCTCGATTTCTCAGACATTCGTTCTTACCCGCCCGAAGAACACTCCGGCATCATCGTCCTCCGCCCACCGACGCAAGACGTGGTTGCCGTCCTGGCCTTAATCAGGGCGATGCTTCCAGTGTTGGAGACCGAGCAGCTGACTGGCAGCCTTTGGATTGTCCGAGAACATTCGCTCCGCATTCGATCCGGAGTCGATGAATAG
- a CDS encoding DUF3881 family protein: protein MPGHFDSIGFPADDDAAIERYMRQALAEGDQYEVLGAEPGWGGKYVCWDAGGGAQLWLGVNEQGEAKAVDPHFAGRGRARITLERSYDYEQAPPAGGVYAWVAVGTQEETRAGLDLPAFARFYDMACDVDGNADVQVAAFCHGGSVFLDDDDYARHVAAEAKDNPQLAFAVESFLPIGLLSDGELPPATARVSGRILESSRRTNAATGRSFWSMLVRTVGMTVDVVASDEQLDGDASSGAVFAGSCWLSAVPVEGAGTGGMKMEIIA from the coding sequence ATGCCAGGCCACTTCGACAGCATCGGCTTTCCCGCGGACGACGATGCGGCGATCGAGCGGTACATGCGGCAGGCCCTGGCCGAGGGTGACCAGTACGAGGTGCTGGGGGCCGAGCCGGGCTGGGGTGGGAAGTACGTCTGCTGGGATGCCGGCGGCGGGGCGCAGCTGTGGCTCGGCGTGAACGAGCAGGGCGAGGCCAAGGCCGTCGATCCGCACTTCGCCGGCCGTGGTCGGGCACGGATCACACTGGAACGAAGCTACGACTACGAGCAGGCCCCACCGGCGGGTGGTGTATACGCGTGGGTGGCTGTCGGGACTCAGGAAGAGACGCGGGCGGGGCTCGATCTCCCCGCGTTCGCGCGGTTCTACGACATGGCTTGTGACGTCGACGGCAACGCCGACGTGCAGGTGGCCGCGTTCTGCCACGGCGGCAGCGTTTTTCTGGACGACGACGACTACGCGCGACACGTCGCGGCCGAGGCGAAGGACAACCCGCAGCTCGCATTCGCCGTCGAGTCGTTCCTGCCCATTGGCCTGCTCAGCGACGGCGAACTCCCGCCGGCAACGGCGCGGGTCAGCGGACGCATCCTGGAATCCTCGCGGCGGACGAATGCGGCAACGGGCCGGTCGTTCTGGTCGATGCTGGTTCGCACCGTCGGCATGACGGTCGACGTCGTGGCGTCCGACGAGCAACTCGACGGCGACGCGTCGTCGGGGGCGGTGTTTGCCGGTTCCTGCTGGCTTAGCGCCGTCCCGGTAGAAGGCGCGGGCACGGGCGGAATGAAGATGGAGATCATTGCCTAA
- a CDS encoding FtsW/RodA/SpoVE family cell cycle protein, which translates to MDAATSTNPLQQHAIRVWRQLALFNNWPLLVAVGVLAGVGLLTIGSVDPGEAKRQGVFLTIGLCAMLAFQAVNYAKLGRLALPFYVLSLLLVGVTVVGGVIGLPFVPRTNGACNWIRVGPLSVQPAELMKVSFIMLLARHLRYRETQRTLKGLVVPLLLAAVPMALILKQPDLGTCIVFVPTTLAMLFVAGAKLRHFAMIFGVGLVTLPILWLSGQSHVPLLKHGPDVVKEYQRDRVVAMFKNDESTLQGTGYQQFYGLAAMGSGGLGGKGVGVTPIGHKVPESQNDMIFVVIGEQFGFVGSFVVIAAYCVLFVAAIEVSTHTKEPFGRLVAVGVTAALAGQAFVNLAVATKLMPVTGVTLPFVSSGGSSLIASFMAIGILLNVGQHRPILLSREAFSFGN; encoded by the coding sequence ATGGATGCCGCAACGTCGACCAATCCGCTTCAGCAGCACGCGATTCGCGTGTGGAGGCAGCTTGCGCTGTTCAACAACTGGCCGCTGCTCGTGGCGGTCGGCGTGCTGGCGGGTGTCGGGCTGTTGACGATCGGCAGCGTCGACCCCGGCGAGGCCAAGCGGCAGGGCGTCTTCCTCACCATCGGCCTGTGCGCGATGCTCGCGTTCCAGGCCGTCAACTACGCCAAGCTCGGGCGCCTGGCGCTGCCGTTCTACGTCCTGAGCCTGCTGCTCGTCGGCGTGACGGTGGTCGGGGGCGTGATCGGTCTGCCGTTCGTGCCGCGGACCAACGGCGCCTGCAACTGGATTCGCGTCGGCCCGCTCAGCGTGCAGCCGGCGGAGCTGATGAAGGTCAGCTTCATCATGCTGCTCGCCCGCCACCTGCGGTACCGCGAGACGCAGCGGACGCTCAAGGGCCTTGTCGTGCCGCTGCTGCTGGCGGCGGTGCCGATGGCGTTGATCCTGAAGCAGCCGGACCTGGGCACGTGCATCGTCTTCGTGCCGACGACGCTGGCGATGCTCTTCGTCGCCGGGGCGAAGCTGCGTCACTTCGCGATGATTTTCGGCGTCGGGCTCGTCACGCTGCCGATTCTGTGGCTCAGCGGGCAGTCTCACGTGCCGCTGCTGAAGCACGGGCCGGACGTCGTCAAGGAGTACCAGCGCGACCGCGTCGTGGCGATGTTCAAGAACGACGAGTCGACGCTCCAGGGCACCGGCTACCAGCAGTTCTACGGCCTGGCGGCGATGGGCTCGGGCGGGCTAGGCGGCAAGGGCGTCGGCGTGACGCCGATCGGTCACAAGGTGCCCGAGAGCCAGAACGACATGATCTTCGTCGTCATCGGCGAACAGTTCGGCTTCGTCGGCAGCTTCGTCGTCATCGCGGCCTACTGCGTGCTCTTCGTCGCAGCGATCGAGGTCAGCACGCACACGAAGGAACCCTTCGGCCGGCTCGTCGCCGTCGGCGTGACGGCGGCCTTGGCAGGCCAGGCGTTCGTGAATCTGGCAGTCGCGACCAAGCTGATGCCCGTGACGGGCGTCACACTGCCATTCGTGAGCAGCGGCGGCAGCAGCCTGATCGCCAGCTTCATGGCCATCGGCATCCTCCTCAACGTCGGCCAACACCGCCCAATCCTCCTCAGCCGCGAGGCGTTCAGCTTCGGGAACTAA
- a CDS encoding 6-carboxytetrahydropterin synthase has protein sequence MYRLSREVRFAIDLTTPEDRAVGGRNGYAGKPPITGIGQIYYALVVTVRGEPSVGDGYIVNIKDVDGAVRERALPEIKRVVRRMCRAGFDGKAEPVGGLHLLRDVFSKLADAFSPHVLDTIELKLSPHTRLIAMERPGNTPMTYLKHTFEFAASHRLHNPAKTDEENVAIFGKCNNPHGHGHNYQFEVTLRGEPDEDGFLINFYDLERIVDEAVVEPLDHKHLNIEVAEFQDGNPDRLNPSVEFIAKVIYRRLQKALGGEHAELDAVTVWETPKTWCEYREPAGV, from the coding sequence ATGTATCGCCTGAGCCGAGAGGTCCGCTTTGCGATCGACCTGACGACGCCGGAGGATCGGGCTGTCGGGGGACGCAACGGCTACGCGGGCAAGCCGCCGATCACGGGGATCGGGCAGATCTACTACGCCCTGGTCGTCACCGTCCGCGGCGAGCCGAGCGTTGGCGACGGGTACATCGTCAACATCAAGGACGTCGACGGAGCGGTACGTGAGCGCGCGTTGCCGGAGATCAAGCGGGTCGTGCGTCGCATGTGCCGGGCCGGATTTGACGGCAAGGCTGAGCCGGTGGGCGGGCTCCACCTCCTGCGCGACGTCTTTTCGAAGCTGGCGGACGCGTTTTCGCCACATGTGCTCGACACGATCGAGCTGAAGCTGTCGCCGCACACGCGTCTGATCGCTATGGAGCGACCGGGAAACACGCCGATGACTTACCTCAAGCACACGTTCGAGTTCGCCGCCAGCCATCGCCTGCACAACCCGGCCAAGACCGACGAGGAGAACGTCGCCATCTTCGGCAAGTGCAACAACCCGCACGGCCACGGGCACAACTACCAGTTCGAGGTCACCCTCCGCGGCGAGCCGGACGAGGACGGCTTCCTCATCAACTTCTACGACCTCGAACGCATCGTCGACGAGGCCGTAGTCGAGCCGTTGGATCACAAGCATCTGAACATCGAGGTCGCGGAGTTCCAAGACGGCAACCCGGATCGACTGAACCCGAGTGTCGAGTTCATTGCCAAGGTCATCTACCGCCGCCTGCAGAAAGCGCTCGGTGGCGAGCACGCGGAATTGGACGCGGTCACCGTCTGGGAGACGCCCAAAACCTGGTGCGAGTACCGCGAGCCGGCGGGCGTGTAA
- a CDS encoding ThuA domain-containing protein: MSKKAIIVQGGWQGHEPAQVAERFRGYLADEGVEVTVSDTLAAFDDGEHLKTLDLIVPIWTMDSIAQEQSKNVRDAVAEGTGLAGCHGGMCDAFRQDVDWQFMTGGQWVSHPGNDGVDYTVNLGPEHGELNEGLSAFPVKSEQYYLHVDPAVKVWATTTFPVADGPHSPNGEVKMPQVWTKMWGKGRVFYNALGHVDSVFDASPNAAELMKRGFRWAMR, encoded by the coding sequence ATGAGCAAAAAAGCAATCATCGTTCAGGGCGGTTGGCAGGGTCATGAGCCGGCACAGGTGGCGGAGCGGTTTCGGGGGTATCTGGCGGACGAAGGCGTCGAGGTCACGGTCAGTGACACGCTCGCTGCGTTCGACGACGGAGAACACCTCAAAACGCTCGATTTGATTGTCCCGATATGGACGATGGACTCGATCGCGCAGGAGCAGTCGAAGAACGTCCGCGATGCCGTCGCCGAGGGAACGGGCCTGGCCGGATGTCACGGCGGGATGTGCGATGCGTTCCGGCAGGACGTCGATTGGCAGTTCATGACTGGCGGCCAGTGGGTCAGCCACCCGGGCAATGACGGCGTCGACTACACGGTCAACCTCGGGCCCGAGCACGGCGAACTCAACGAGGGGCTCTCCGCGTTTCCCGTCAAGAGCGAGCAGTACTACCTGCACGTCGACCCGGCCGTGAAAGTCTGGGCGACGACGACCTTCCCCGTCGCCGACGGGCCCCATTCGCCCAACGGCGAAGTGAAGATGCCGCAGGTCTGGACGAAGATGTGGGGCAAAGGCAGGGTGTTTTACAACGCGCTGGGCCACGTCGATTCGGTCTTCGACGCCTCCCCGAACGCGGCCGAGCTGATGAAGCGCGGCTTCCGCTGGGCGATGAGGTAA
- a CDS encoding galactokinase family protein codes for MDLATLEPVPDLLRRVRSELAASFATDKPLRVARAPGRLDVMGGIADYMGSLVLEMPLQVAAAVALQERDDRQIQVFSFNLLDDHRPFQFQVPLDALAKPLDELRRDLDAPGRQWAGYAVGPLAVLHDEGLIDVAKLDRGFNLAILSTVPEGGGVSSSAALEVAAMNAFVGHFDVQPLVDDPVRLAALCQKAENQVVGAPCGVMDQIASHMGQAGMLLKILCQPHEVQGTLPLPDGVVAVGLNTAVKHAVGGGAYGKTRTAAFMGHRLILDEMRKLGEAGGKTMTGDPTDGYLANLDPDDYKQLFRPRLPETLAGAAFLDQFDSHNDPATTIDPAETYHVQAAVDHHVLEAQRVRRFADFLERLDHHGRDKALRSAGHLMYASHKSYTDNAGLGAAEADLVIEHVKQHEPAGLFGARITGGGSGGTVAVLLEDAPSAWSAIDVIQEAYKSRYDQALTLLRDSSPGAAETGSHVVG; via the coding sequence ATGGATCTCGCGACTCTCGAACCCGTCCCGGACTTGCTGCGTCGGGTGCGTTCGGAACTCGCTGCATCGTTCGCGACCGACAAACCGTTGCGGGTTGCCCGCGCACCGGGTCGGCTCGACGTGATGGGTGGAATCGCGGACTACATGGGGAGCCTTGTGCTGGAGATGCCGCTGCAGGTCGCGGCGGCCGTCGCGTTGCAGGAGCGCGACGATCGTCAGATCCAGGTCTTCAGCTTCAACCTGCTCGACGACCATCGGCCGTTCCAATTCCAAGTCCCGCTCGACGCACTCGCCAAACCGCTGGACGAGCTCCGACGCGACCTCGACGCCCCCGGCCGACAGTGGGCCGGGTACGCGGTCGGGCCGTTGGCGGTGCTGCATGACGAAGGCCTGATCGACGTTGCCAAGCTCGACCGCGGGTTCAACCTCGCGATCCTCTCGACCGTCCCCGAAGGCGGCGGCGTCTCGTCCTCAGCCGCGTTGGAAGTCGCCGCGATGAACGCCTTCGTCGGCCATTTCGACGTCCAGCCGCTCGTCGACGACCCGGTCCGACTCGCCGCCCTGTGCCAGAAGGCTGAGAACCAGGTCGTCGGCGCACCCTGCGGCGTAATGGACCAGATCGCCAGCCACATGGGCCAGGCCGGGATGCTTCTCAAAATCCTCTGCCAACCGCACGAAGTCCAAGGCACGCTGCCTCTGCCGGACGGCGTCGTCGCGGTCGGGCTCAACACGGCCGTCAAACACGCCGTCGGCGGCGGGGCATACGGCAAGACCCGCACGGCCGCGTTCATGGGGCACCGCCTTATCCTCGACGAGATGCGCAAACTCGGCGAGGCCGGCGGCAAGACGATGACCGGCGATCCGACCGACGGCTACCTCGCCAACCTCGACCCCGACGACTACAAGCAGCTCTTCCGGCCAAGGTTGCCCGAAACCCTCGCCGGCGCTGCGTTTCTCGACCAATTCGACTCCCACAACGACCCGGCAACGACGATCGACCCGGCCGAGACGTACCACGTCCAGGCGGCGGTCGACCATCACGTGCTTGAAGCCCAGCGTGTCCGCCGATTCGCCGACTTCCTCGAACGCCTCGACCACCACGGCCGCGACAAGGCCCTGCGATCGGCGGGGCACCTGATGTACGCGAGCCACAAGAGCTACACCGACAACGCTGGCTTGGGCGCAGCCGAGGCCGACTTGGTCATCGAGCATGTCAAGCAGCACGAACCCGCCGGCCTCTTCGGCGCCCGCATCACCGGCGGCGGCTCCGGCGGCACCGTGGCGGTCCTGCTGGAAGACGCACCGTCCGCGTGGTCTGCGATCGACGTGATCCAGGAGGCTTATAAAAGTCGCTACGACCAGGCACTGACGCTGCTTCGAGACTCTTCCCCTGGAGCGGCGGAGACGGGAAGCCATGTCGTTGGCTGA